In a single window of the Arachis hypogaea cultivar Tifrunner chromosome 6, arahy.Tifrunner.gnm2.J5K5, whole genome shotgun sequence genome:
- the LOC112805421 gene encoding uncharacterized protein, which translates to MIKVCTNNSLLLKKNRKEKKTPSSEVIYPHPHSNSLSLSQAAHHPSSEATHPSPISLSLSVHRHHRTLAAGCSRLAAPPSASECSSCPCLLLLVVRGCCCLHCSARGCLCSILPLNLTGVSSQSHCCHLVVRLSRRRRLNVSRPSLGSSSPAAEATRWVVACFVAFLGVVVARRLLFSDPRPRRVAVDRGTLFQLHNTVTRFFSNCGRKNLRVKISVLSNHFYNIHALTCTLQLHNSVDKPLCPHGWRVLLSFPLILLPYLDVNPSRFVRIHISISLCLLLFYFLVPGCSVFPWWRELGSDGCMLMSLTCLNGCIFLRSKLHPGQRCLSRLYNSASGALMLEDQVFDESPKFEPNAVVDFGVTRSVPRVPTTGSELFPLVGKVFKSLNFRVAREKRFGSWVESHGFSHSINCFRIIIHIFALAEMRLEVFTLLRDIVEFCNESEYDAFELFSALLDSPHHLERSAIVFDVLMKVFASNSMLENAVNVFVNAKHVGLESDIMSCNFLLKCLVETNRVDFVRLFFEALKDYGPSPNIYTYTIMMNFYCRGGPGWDVNIRRATEILGKIYSSGQRPTVVTYRSYIHGLCKVGSLDVAFKLICNLSYRNKPLNSHCFNAIIRGFCIRGAVQKAFEVLEKMKISGVVPDAYSYSILIDALCKEGDVEKSRDLMEEMERYQIKPSVVIYTSLIHGLCKSGLMERAKDFFNRIGASGCEYDQTVYKTLIDGFCMDGDKNSATKLLQEMIINNLVHTTSGFRFLIRGFYKLGHYDKAFEAFNIMLRRGISPDTITCNYVLNGYCRDGRLEEALKLLEELSDHGITLNSHSYNAIMYRLCKESYPERALELLPRMLKRNTVPGVVNYSTLISGFFKQLNFRKSVMLFTRMVKVGIAFNNITYTILINIYCRSGKMHLANDTFNKMKERGLCLDVITYTSLIAGFSDAGELNKAGVIFEEMSREGCRPNVITYTCLIDGCCKSNQIDLASKLFFKMNKDAVKPDVVTYTVLIAWYCMHGRTAEAHSLYREMTGKGIFPDDKFIRICRFDLNTGTTHES; encoded by the exons ATGATTAAGG tttgTACAAATAATAGTTTATTGTtgaaaaaaaacagaaaagaaaagaaaaccccTAGTTCTGAAGTTATCTACCCTCACCCCCACTCTaattctctctcactctcacaaGCGGCACACCACCCTAGCTCTGAAGCTACCCACCCCAgccccatctctctctctctctcggttCACCGTCACCACCGCACGCTCGCCGCCGGCTGCTCGCGTCTCGCTGCGCCTCCCTCCGCCAGTGAGTGCTCGAGCTGTCCGTGTTTGTTGCTGCTCGTCGTCCGTGGTTGTTGCTGCCTGCACTGCAGCGCCCGTGGTTGTCTCTGCTCGATTCTGCCTCTCAATCTCACTGGAGTCTCGTCTCAGTCACATTGCTGCCATCTCGTCGTTCGTCTGTCTCGGCGCCGGCGTCTCAACGTCTCGCGGCCATCCCTGGGCTCCTCTTCGCCGGCGGCAGAAGCAACTCGTTGGGTTGTCGCTTGCTTCGTCGCCTTCCTTGGGGTCGTCGTTGCTCGTCGTCTTCTGTTTTCGGATCCTCGCCCTCGCCGAGTCGCCGTGGACCGTGGAACGTTG TTCCAACTCCACAATACTGTCACACGGTTCTTCTCCAACTGTGGCCGCAAAAACCTTCGTGTTAAAATCTCCGTTCTCAGCAACCACTTCTACAACATACATGCTCTCACTTGTACGCTTCAACTTCACAACTCTGTCGATAAACCCTTGTGCCCGCATGGTTGGAGAGTTCTTCTATCATTTCCCCTGATTCTACTCCCATACCTCGATGTGAACCCTTCAAGGTTCGTTCGAATTCATATCTCCATTAGTCTGtgcttgttattattttattttcttgttccggGCTGTTCTGTATTTCCTTGGTGGCGAGAGTTGGGTTCTGATGGGTGTATGTTGATGTCGTTAACATGTTTAAATGGATGTATTTTTCTCCGAAGCAAACTGCACCCCGGACAGCGATGTTTATCGAGGTTGTATAATTCTGCATCCGGGGCATTGATGTTGGAagaccaagtgtttgatgaaagtcCAAAATTTGAGCCCAATGCTGTGGTGGATTTTGGGGTAACCCGGTCAGTTCCCCGTGTTCCCACAACAGGGAGCGAATTGTTTCCTTTAGTGGGTAAGGTGTTTAAGTCCTTGAATTTTAGGGTTGCGAGGGAAAAAAGGTTTGGGAGTTGGGTTGAGAGCCATGGGTTTTCTCATTCAATCAACTGTTTTAGGATTATCATTCACATATTTGCTCTGGCGGAGATGCGTTTGGAGGTGTTTACTTTGCTTAGGGATATTGTTGAGTTCTGCAATGAGTCTGAGTACGACGCATTTGAATTGTTTTCGGCTTTGCTAGATTCACCCCACCATTTGGAAAGATCAGCTATCGTGTTTGATGTGCTCATGAAAGTATTTGCATCAAATTCTATGCTTGAAAATGCTGTCAATGTGTTTGTGAATGCTAAGCATGTTGGGCTTGAAAGTGATATAATGTCTTGCAATTTCTTGCTGAAATGCTTGGTTGAAACAAATAGAGTGGATTTTGTGAGGCTATTTTTTGAAGCATTGAAAGACTATGGTCCATCACCAAATATCTACACCTATACAATTATGATGAACTTTTATTGTAGAGGTGGTCCTGGGTGGGATGTAAATATTAGACGGGCTACCGAGATTTTAGGAAAAATATATAGTAGCGGGCAAAGGCCAACTGTTGTGACATATAGATCTTATATTCATGGACTTTGTAAAGTTGGTTCTCTTGATGTTGCCTTCAAGTTAATTTGTAATTTGTCGTATAGAAACAAGCCTCTCAATAGCCATTGTTTTAATGCTATAATTCGTGGTTTCTGTATAAGAGGTGCAGTTCAGAAAGCTTTTGAGGTTCTAGAAAAAATGAAGATCTCTGGAGTAGTGCCTGATGCTTATAGCTACAGCATTTTAATTGATGCACTCTGCAAGGAAGGCGATGTAGAGAAAAGTCGCGACTTGATGGAGGAAATGGAACGCTACCAAATAAAACCATCTGTTGTTATCTACACTTCCCTCATTCATGGTCTTTGCAAAAGTGGGCTGATGGAACGTGCAAAAGATTTTTTCAATCGAATTGGTGCTTCTGGTTGTGAATATGATCAAACTGTGTATAAAACTTTAATAGATGGATTTTGTATGGATGGCGATAAGAATTCAGCCACCAAGCTTTTGCAGGAGATGATTATAAATAATTTGGTTCATACTACTTCTGGTTTCCGCTTTCTAATTAGAGGATTCTACAAACTGGGACACTATGATAAGGCATTTGAAGCTTTTAATATCATGCTTCGACGCGGTATCTCGCCAGATACCATCACTTGCAATTATGTTCTTAATGGATATTGTAGGGATGGACGCTTGGAAGAAGCATTAAAACTGTTGGAGGAATTATCAGATCATGGTATTACCCTGAACTCACATTCATATAATGCAATAATGTACAGGCTTTGCAAAGAAAGTTATCCAGAAAGGGCATTGGAGCTCttgccaagaatgctcaaaaggAATACAGTTCCCGGAGTTGTTAATTATAGTACTCTTATATCAGGCTTTTTCAAACAGTTGAATTTTAGAAAGTCTGTGATGTTATTCACAAGAATGGTAAAGGTAGGGATCGCTTTCAACAACATCACATACACGATTCTTATTAACATATATTGCCGTAGTGGTAAAATGCATCTAGCTAATGACACttttaataaaatgaaagaaagaggTTTGTGTCTGGATGTGATTACATATACATCTTTAATAGCTGGCTTTTCTGATGCTGGAGAATTGAATAAGGCCGGGGTAATATTTGAGGAAATGTCGAGGGAGGGCTGTCGGCCAAATGTAATTACATATACTTGTTTGATTGATGGATGTTGCAAGTCAAACCAAATAGATTTGGCCTCCAAGCTGTTTTTTAAAATGAACAAAGATGCAGTTAAACCCGATGTTGTAACTTATACTGTGCTGATTGCTTGGTATTGTATGCATGGACGGACAGCTGAGGCACATAGCCTATATCGCGAAATGACGGGAAAGGGTATCTTTCCGGATGATAAATTCATCAGGATCTGTCGATTTGATCTGAATACTGGCACAACACATGAAAGTTAG